Proteins from a genomic interval of Croceicoccus naphthovorans:
- a CDS encoding sel1 repeat family protein, giving the protein MNADLAAFEMELTKPVSGAISALDDACPGSNSGVPTMQHIGIIARRLAHIALMPAAFAAMPVAAQGGSADLRGAISTPEPRNGNVAALTKACDAWIGIACANLGLYFSQGPDEYRHPAVARIFIRNGCDAYVAKACFAYGVMHKIGIGGPESEKRAPSLAGHACEPGERKACMTLAQIASSSDVGSAAGFTPDRAREHACRLGERQACNRGES; this is encoded by the coding sequence ATGAATGCCGATCTTGCGGCATTCGAAATGGAACTAACAAAACCTGTCAGTGGTGCAATTTCCGCGCTTGACGATGCTTGCCCCGGATCGAATTCGGGGGTTCCCACGATGCAGCATATCGGCATTATCGCACGGCGTTTGGCGCATATCGCGCTGATGCCGGCGGCGTTTGCGGCCATGCCGGTCGCTGCGCAAGGCGGCAGCGCGGACTTGCGCGGCGCGATCTCTACCCCCGAACCGCGAAATGGCAATGTCGCCGCCCTGACCAAGGCCTGCGATGCATGGATCGGCATCGCCTGCGCCAATCTCGGCCTCTATTTCTCACAAGGGCCGGACGAATACCGCCATCCGGCGGTCGCGCGCATATTCATCCGAAATGGATGCGATGCCTACGTCGCCAAGGCCTGCTTCGCTTATGGGGTCATGCACAAGATTGGGATCGGCGGCCCGGAGAGCGAAAAACGGGCCCCATCCCTGGCCGGCCACGCCTGTGAACCGGGCGAGCGCAAGGCCTGCATGACCCTCGCCCAAATCGCCAGTTCCAGCGATGTGGGCAGCGCCGCCGGCTTTACGCCGGATCGTGCAAGGGAGCATGCCTGTCGCTTGGGGGAGCGGCAGGCATGCAACCGGGGCGAGAGCTGA
- a CDS encoding CHAT domain-containing tetratricopeptide repeat protein, producing MRKFLLLAAAAAAVGAVPAMAQAQDAVEQVAAGAPAALKQAAEAIDPLAQAAEAEAAWQAYLMALEASGGAVEEQAHALNRMGDTRYYQQDMQGALAASLEAMKRLEAAGLTDGEAMADTLANSAVFYGATGAPERQLPLQERALAIRVKLYGADPAGLEPDAAKALGLGYLNYSHALYEAGRFAEAADHVGPSITGLVDGGLSDATLFVAFSSGANMLVDAGRLVEALNLAQRGVTMANRLLPEGHPFMGFAQATLAKVLLKAGRYEEAEEPARTALDIMTATLGSDHPNTMVALHNLGVISARLGHYDEAIALMLARQAKLGEVDAGETVNSFLSASNAAHEAGRADQAMDLARQAVAVADTLAMDDRKAIGGYVALADRQEEAGNFAGALATLQIVIDRFAAMDEAVPPATEIQRGLLQIEAGEGKAGWQRVEQAHGRLVAQMVGDAQSFELGADLDIFYEPVMQLAQAAMLSDRADDALRAFELASWGANARAKQYLTLRASFGQDAQSAALVETLEKGSARLRLLNRERAAMLVAQRSDEAEAHRVEIERLQVEVDEARKALAIVRPDFAQALEPQAITVADLQARMTADEALLIAMPSRHQTFSMVITADGVAMGHTDGGRPIVRPLVSRLRDALDGPAALTREFPVDAAKELHDLILPMQVRQALSGKARVAVVTSDALSRIPFAILAGPDDDWLVRHHAFSTALTPSAAFERSSPNATNGRFIGVGAPQLGDGERTDAYRGTALELADIRDLPALPQAEREVALVAEASGAKERVILTGAEASEPRIRAASQRPADVILFATHGLTAGEIGGLREPALVLTPPGSVTQAEDDGFLLASEIAGLGLAADIVILSACNSAAGRDVTAPAYTGLANAFLASGSRSLMLSHWRVRDDAAARLTAATMTGLSGDGDYARALQRAQLDMMAGKDHAHPAFWAPFVIIGD from the coding sequence ATGCGCAAGTTCTTGTTGCTGGCTGCTGCTGCTGCGGCGGTGGGGGCCGTGCCGGCCATGGCGCAGGCACAGGATGCGGTGGAGCAAGTTGCGGCAGGAGCGCCTGCTGCGCTGAAACAGGCGGCGGAAGCCATCGATCCGCTGGCCCAGGCGGCAGAGGCGGAGGCGGCTTGGCAAGCCTATCTGATGGCGCTGGAGGCGTCCGGCGGCGCGGTGGAGGAACAGGCCCACGCCCTCAACCGCATGGGCGACACGCGTTATTATCAGCAGGATATGCAGGGCGCATTGGCCGCTTCGCTGGAGGCGATGAAGCGCCTTGAGGCCGCCGGGCTGACCGATGGCGAGGCGATGGCCGATACGCTGGCCAACAGCGCGGTGTTCTATGGCGCGACCGGCGCGCCGGAGCGGCAATTGCCGTTGCAGGAACGCGCGCTGGCAATCCGCGTCAAACTGTATGGCGCGGACCCTGCCGGGCTGGAACCCGATGCGGCCAAGGCATTGGGCCTGGGCTATCTCAATTATTCGCACGCTCTTTACGAAGCGGGCCGCTTTGCCGAGGCGGCGGATCATGTCGGCCCGTCGATCACCGGGCTGGTCGATGGCGGGTTGTCGGATGCGACGCTGTTCGTCGCGTTTTCCAGCGGGGCCAACATGCTGGTCGATGCGGGACGGTTGGTAGAGGCGCTGAACCTTGCCCAGCGCGGGGTGACGATGGCCAACCGGCTCTTGCCGGAGGGGCATCCTTTCATGGGTTTCGCGCAGGCAACTTTGGCGAAAGTCCTGTTGAAAGCGGGCCGCTATGAGGAAGCTGAGGAACCTGCTCGCACCGCACTGGATATCATGACCGCCACGCTGGGGTCGGACCATCCGAACACGATGGTCGCGCTCCACAATCTAGGCGTGATCAGCGCGCGGCTGGGCCATTATGATGAGGCGATCGCGCTGATGCTGGCGCGTCAGGCAAAGCTGGGTGAAGTGGACGCGGGCGAGACGGTGAACTCGTTCCTCTCCGCCTCCAACGCCGCGCACGAAGCGGGGCGGGCGGATCAGGCAATGGACCTTGCACGGCAGGCGGTTGCCGTGGCCGACACGCTGGCGATGGACGACCGCAAGGCCATCGGCGGCTATGTCGCGCTGGCCGATCGGCAGGAAGAGGCTGGCAATTTCGCGGGCGCGCTGGCGACCTTGCAGATCGTCATCGACCGGTTCGCGGCGATGGACGAAGCGGTGCCGCCTGCGACCGAGATCCAGCGCGGATTGCTTCAGATCGAGGCGGGCGAAGGCAAGGCAGGCTGGCAGCGGGTCGAACAGGCGCACGGGCGGCTGGTCGCGCAGATGGTCGGCGATGCGCAGAGCTTCGAACTCGGCGCCGATCTCGACATTTTTTACGAGCCGGTGATGCAACTGGCTCAGGCGGCGATGCTAAGCGACCGCGCCGACGATGCCTTGCGGGCCTTCGAACTCGCCAGTTGGGGCGCGAATGCGCGAGCGAAACAGTACCTCACGCTGCGCGCGTCTTTCGGGCAGGATGCGCAATCCGCCGCGCTGGTCGAAACGCTGGAAAAAGGTAGCGCGCGGCTGCGCCTGCTGAACCGCGAACGCGCCGCGATGCTGGTTGCGCAGCGTAGCGACGAGGCGGAGGCGCATCGCGTCGAGATCGAACGCTTGCAGGTGGAAGTCGACGAGGCGCGCAAGGCGCTGGCCATCGTGCGCCCCGACTTTGCACAGGCGTTGGAGCCGCAGGCGATCACGGTCGCGGACCTGCAGGCACGGATGACGGCGGACGAGGCTTTGCTGATCGCCATGCCCTCTCGCCATCAGACGTTCAGCATGGTGATCACCGCTGATGGCGTGGCGATGGGGCATACCGATGGCGGCAGGCCCATTGTCCGTCCGCTGGTGTCGCGGTTGCGCGATGCGCTGGACGGACCGGCGGCGCTAACGCGGGAATTCCCGGTCGATGCTGCGAAGGAATTGCACGACCTGATCCTGCCGATGCAGGTCAGGCAGGCATTGTCGGGCAAGGCCCGCGTCGCCGTGGTGACGAGCGATGCCTTGTCGCGCATTCCCTTTGCGATTCTGGCTGGGCCTGACGACGATTGGCTGGTCCGCCACCATGCCTTTTCGACCGCGCTGACGCCGTCTGCCGCGTTCGAACGATCAAGCCCCAATGCGACTAATGGGCGCTTTATCGGCGTCGGCGCTCCGCAACTGGGCGATGGCGAGAGGACCGATGCCTATCGCGGCACCGCGCTTGAACTTGCCGACATTCGCGACTTGCCCGCCTTGCCGCAGGCGGAGCGCGAAGTGGCGCTGGTGGCCGAGGCGAGTGGTGCGAAAGAGCGCGTGATCCTGACCGGGGCGGAGGCCAGCGAGCCGCGTATCCGCGCTGCCAGCCAGCGACCCGCCGACGTGATCCTGTTCGCCACCCACGGCTTGACCGCCGGCGAGATCGGCGGCCTGCGCGAACCCGCGCTGGTCCTGACCCCGCCGGGAAGCGTGACGCAAGCCGAAGACGACGGGTTCCTGCTCGCCAGCGAGATTGCCGGGCTGGGCCTGGCGGCGGATATTGTCATCCTGTCCGCCTGCAACAGTGCGGCGGGGCGCGATGTCACCGCGCCTGCCTATACCGGACTGGCCAATGCGTTTCTCGCTTCGGGCAGCCGGTCGCTGATGCTCTCTCACTGGCGCGTTCGTGACGATGCGGCGGCGCGGTTGACGGCGGCGACGATGACTGGCCTGAGTGGGGACGGCGACTATGCCCGCGCATTGCAACGGGCGCAGCTGGACATGATGGCAGGCAAGGATCACGCGCATCCCGCGTTCTGGGCGCCTTTCGTAATCATCGGCGATTGA
- a CDS encoding response regulator transcription factor has translation MAGLYILCIEDEADMAGRIGDVVRDAGHRFAWESSAADGLRRAGETAFDVVVLDRMLDGEDGLQILSRLRESGVDTPVLMLSALGRSTDRTEGLEAGADDYLAKPFEGGELLARINALHRRASGRTHSAVILFGAFECHVKARTAFRENKHLALSPGEFDLFRYLMENAGEVVTREMLLRDVWGMNFDPQTNVVDVKIARLRRKLEDGFGSPALETIWGSGYRLMDGR, from the coding sequence ATGGCTGGGCTCTACATCCTGTGCATAGAGGACGAGGCCGACATGGCCGGGCGCATCGGCGATGTCGTGCGAGATGCGGGGCACCGTTTCGCGTGGGAAAGCAGCGCGGCGGACGGGTTGCGCCGGGCCGGAGAGACGGCGTTCGATGTCGTCGTGCTCGACCGGATGCTGGATGGTGAGGACGGTTTGCAAATTCTGTCCCGCCTGCGCGAAAGCGGGGTCGATACGCCCGTTTTGATGCTGAGTGCGCTGGGCCGCTCGACCGACCGGACAGAGGGGCTGGAAGCAGGCGCGGACGACTATCTGGCGAAACCGTTCGAGGGCGGCGAACTGCTGGCGCGGATCAACGCGCTGCACCGCCGCGCATCGGGCCGCACGCATAGCGCGGTGATCCTGTTCGGTGCGTTTGAGTGCCATGTCAAAGCGCGCACCGCGTTTCGCGAGAACAAGCATCTGGCGCTGAGCCCCGGCGAGTTCGATCTGTTCCGCTACCTGATGGAAAACGCGGGCGAAGTCGTGACACGAGAGATGCTGCTGCGCGATGTGTGGGGCATGAATTTCGATCCGCAGACCAATGTGGTCGACGTGAAGATCGCACGTCTGCGGCGTAAACTGGAGGATGGTTTCGGCTCGCCGGCGCTGGAGACGATCTGGGGTTCTGGATACCGCCTGATGGATGGGCGCTGA
- a CDS encoding transporter, which translates to MRYALYLIFLTLSAPALANDGAALTDREQSATPTRITLVAGAEYASGEFAEEDYQTSAAVAGVSVSRGPVSLSASVPYLVTTAPKYLIVNQGGLLGTPLFASSDIEFRPVRRKGIGDVSVQAAYRLPVRGFDAAVAASAKIPTASEKRGLGTGAFDYGVAGQISKRFGSVIPFVGAGYTFVGKPDTFDVHDTLSGTAGASIGFSRTSAVSLSYAYEQSQSSQAGDRQSVGVDLGTQLAPNLRLGLNGRAGLSEDAPDAKLGLRIGLGF; encoded by the coding sequence ATGCGTTACGCGCTTTACCTGATTTTCCTGACCCTCTCCGCCCCCGCGCTGGCCAATGACGGAGCTGCTTTGACAGACCGTGAGCAGAGCGCCACACCGACACGGATCACCTTGGTGGCCGGGGCCGAATATGCCAGCGGCGAATTCGCGGAAGAGGATTACCAAACGTCGGCGGCGGTGGCGGGTGTCTCGGTTTCGCGGGGACCGGTCTCGCTTTCCGCGTCGGTGCCATATCTGGTCACGACCGCGCCCAAATACCTGATCGTCAATCAGGGCGGCCTGCTCGGCACGCCCCTGTTCGCATCGTCCGACATCGAATTCCGACCGGTCCGGCGTAAGGGGATCGGCGATGTCTCGGTGCAAGCCGCCTATCGCCTGCCGGTTCGCGGGTTCGACGCGGCCGTCGCCGCATCGGCCAAAATCCCCACCGCGTCGGAGAAAAGGGGATTGGGCACCGGCGCGTTCGACTATGGCGTGGCGGGTCAGATATCGAAACGCTTCGGATCGGTCATACCCTTCGTGGGCGCGGGCTATACTTTCGTTGGCAAGCCTGACACGTTCGATGTGCACGATACGCTGTCGGGCACGGCCGGGGCCAGCATCGGGTTCAGCCGGACCAGCGCGGTATCGTTATCCTATGCCTATGAACAATCGCAAAGCAGCCAGGCAGGCGACCGCCAGAGCGTTGGCGTCGATCTGGGCACGCAGCTTGCTCCGAATCTCAGGCTGGGCCTGAACGGACGCGCGGGTTTGTCCGAAGATGCGCCGGACGCAAAGCTGGGCCTGCGGATCGGTCTGGGGTTCTGA
- a CDS encoding sensor histidine kinase encodes MGADALRAKGSIFSRIVWVSIGASILLIAGLWLVTDLTIRSTLEDSARKAVDVDLAGLVDIHASGDTDELVRRIGDRLSLRPSEGGTPHYLLLGDGDRLAGDIPAWPALDAAVSESGTIRIGEGTRAYARATQLGPDLRLLVARETDEAEALRARVRVVFIVGGAAFVALVAFFGQLSAGRLQRRIAQVNLALRDTAENRGGLPTTERHGDEIDDLAHDSAAVIGRVQNLLTAHRDTTDRLAHEIRTPLMHLDARLAKALDAGPSDDVSRRLVEAREEIRRLVGVLESLLDIAWSKAREGDHAGLKPVDLSQVVSRMCELYTDSAEDLGLHFGTAISPGVVLDGEEPHLARLLTNLLDNALKYVPEGGTIRVTLTPGPVLIVEDDGPGVPEADQEAIFERFHRARGASQGGERPGAGLGLALARAIAERHGLTLEYRAKDKGACFVVERKRA; translated from the coding sequence ATGGGCGCTGACGCCTTGCGCGCTAAGGGCTCCATCTTTTCCCGCATCGTCTGGGTCAGCATCGGCGCCTCGATACTGCTGATCGCCGGGCTTTGGCTGGTGACTGACCTGACCATCCGATCCACGCTGGAAGACAGCGCGCGCAAGGCGGTCGATGTCGATCTGGCGGGACTGGTCGATATTCACGCCAGCGGCGATACCGATGAACTGGTTCGGCGGATCGGCGACCGGCTGAGCCTGCGGCCTTCCGAAGGGGGCACCCCGCACTACCTGTTGTTAGGCGATGGGGACCGGCTGGCAGGCGACATTCCGGCATGGCCCGCGCTCGATGCAGCGGTTTCGGAGAGCGGCACGATTCGCATCGGCGAGGGCACGCGCGCCTATGCCCGCGCGACCCAGCTTGGGCCGGACCTGCGTCTGCTGGTCGCGCGCGAGACGGACGAGGCGGAGGCGCTGCGGGCACGGGTGCGGGTAGTCTTCATCGTCGGCGGCGCGGCGTTCGTGGCGCTTGTTGCGTTCTTTGGGCAATTGTCGGCGGGGCGGTTGCAGCGGCGGATCGCGCAGGTGAACCTTGCCCTGCGCGATACGGCGGAGAACCGGGGCGGGCTGCCCACCACGGAGCGCCACGGTGACGAGATTGACGATCTGGCGCATGACAGTGCGGCGGTGATCGGGCGGGTGCAGAACCTCTTGACCGCGCATCGTGATACGACCGACCGGTTGGCGCACGAAATCCGCACGCCCTTGATGCACCTCGACGCGCGGCTGGCCAAGGCGCTGGATGCGGGGCCGAGCGACGATGTGTCGCGCCGTCTGGTGGAGGCGCGGGAGGAAATTCGCAGGTTGGTCGGCGTGCTGGAATCATTGCTCGACATCGCGTGGAGCAAGGCGCGCGAGGGCGATCATGCGGGTCTGAAGCCGGTGGACCTGTCGCAAGTCGTGTCGCGGATGTGCGAGCTCTACACCGATAGCGCGGAAGACCTCGGCCTGCATTTCGGAACCGCGATCAGCCCCGGCGTCGTGCTTGATGGCGAGGAACCGCATCTGGCGCGGCTGCTCACCAACCTGCTCGACAACGCACTGAAATACGTGCCGGAGGGCGGGACGATCCGGGTGACATTGACGCCCGGGCCGGTTCTGATCGTAGAGGACGACGGACCGGGCGTGCCCGAGGCGGATCAGGAGGCGATTTTCGAGCGGTTCCATCGGGCGCGTGGTGCAAGCCAAGGGGGCGAGCGGCCCGGTGCGGGGCTGGGGCTGGCGCTGGCCCGCGCGATTGCGGAACGGCACGGACTGACGCTGGAATACCGCGCCAAGGACAAGGGGGCGTGTTTCGTGGTCGAGAGGAAGCGGGCATGA
- a CDS encoding autotransporter domain-containing protein — MTQRFRKNRFMASTAILAAGVLPVQPALADPAVFFNEDLNAGLQTFLDTTDAADQAYNDANPGATQDSLIFQYDITNTSSNRFAVTDTTGTVTVYVQTTLAGAPAMNTGGGDEGGDGFTNWSVGYTAGDWMSVVAAGYTLSFYSDASYTTSYDINAVGLHVNDWGTCCTTGNTTPDGGTANASEIYMMFNGSTPLLVGGIDASIGGEEHFVAAIDDRNNFSSVTMVPNGSGEIFGAGGYLVFSTLQIGSVPAGSSVVTVGTTAGPISGGENATPETVGDGTYEPSMDGGTLAFDSDDSFDTDLTVTGNGGTIDTGTFYVTLNGTLTDESDPSGALTKTGSGTLLLTGMNTFTGGWDIQQGTLAGSTETIVGNVANSGNLLIDQDTDGSFAGDVSGTGSLTKDGDGNVTLTGTNSYTGGTTISGGTLTGSTTSLTGDVLNNAALVIDQNTDGTFAGDVSGTGSLTKDGDGNVTLIGTNIYTGGTTISGGTLTGSTTSVTGDVLNNAALVIDQDTDGTFAGDVSGTGSLTKDGDGNVTLTGVNTYTGGTTISGGALTGSTISLTGDVLNDAFLVFDQAGDGTFSGDVSGTGSLIKSGGGNVTLTGANSFTGGTLITGGTLTGSTTSLTGDIQNEAALVIDQDVDGDFAGIIVGTGSLTKQGDGNVTLTGMNGFTGGTSILGGTLTASTISLGGMVLNDAILVIDEDADAEFAGSLSGTGDVEKTGSGIVTLSGLHTMTGSTIISEGGLNVIGSYATSAITVGSGGLLTGSGMVGGVLVRDGATLAPSGMMLADGDVTFASGSTLFVNADADGNADLLGVTGALDIQGGMVSVLAVQGTYDWQTIYQIAAADTVSGEFDGVVTDLAFLDPSLVYSASGVSLVMTRNDLDFADVAETANQRASGVAFDATFDPATDEYFAFASLNGVMAREALDALSGEIHATVANTAWQDSARIRRAVLERLDLPRAQGPELWIQIQSGRDDIDGDGNAAGYLRKTTNYAGGFEYGFGQSKLGIAVGYTDGDTLVGSRSSHVSTKGTHGHLYAGTDAGALRLAAGASYADFDVETDRNVAFATIDQDLSADYRVKVYGAYARAGVLVPVGKGAIEPFAGVTWNRFDRDGFAETGETLALDVADEKADWTYSSLGLKGHVTLDPADAVAFRFAAEWQHALDGRSTETTMAFDGGPDFIVTGSPLAKDMGLIDAGLNWTMAPGLSLGLSYGGTVSKQGFSRTGRATLSFRF; from the coding sequence ATGACCCAACGTTTTCGCAAAAACCGCTTTATGGCTTCGACGGCAATCCTTGCCGCGGGTGTCCTGCCTGTTCAGCCCGCGCTTGCCGATCCGGCGGTTTTTTTCAATGAAGACCTGAACGCGGGTCTTCAGACCTTCCTCGATACGACCGACGCCGCCGATCAGGCCTATAACGATGCCAATCCCGGCGCGACGCAGGATTCGCTGATTTTCCAGTACGATATAACCAATACCAGCAGCAATCGCTTTGCCGTAACCGACACGACCGGAACGGTTACCGTCTACGTGCAAACGACCTTGGCCGGGGCCCCGGCAATGAATACGGGAGGCGGCGACGAAGGTGGCGACGGCTTCACCAACTGGTCGGTCGGCTATACCGCGGGCGACTGGATGAGCGTTGTCGCGGCAGGCTACACGCTCTCCTTCTACAGCGACGCCAGCTACACGACATCTTACGACATCAACGCCGTCGGTCTTCACGTCAATGACTGGGGCACTTGCTGCACTACCGGGAATACCACACCGGATGGAGGCACGGCGAACGCGTCGGAAATCTACATGATGTTTAACGGGTCGACCCCATTACTGGTCGGCGGGATCGACGCCAGTATCGGCGGTGAAGAGCATTTCGTCGCCGCGATCGACGACCGCAACAACTTCTCCAGCGTGACGATGGTCCCCAATGGCAGCGGCGAAATTTTTGGTGCGGGCGGCTACCTCGTTTTCAGCACGCTGCAGATCGGATCGGTTCCGGCCGGATCGTCGGTGGTCACCGTGGGCACGACCGCCGGGCCGATTTCGGGCGGCGAGAATGCGACGCCCGAAACGGTCGGCGATGGCACTTACGAACCGTCGATGGATGGCGGCACGCTTGCCTTCGATAGCGACGACAGCTTCGACACCGACCTGACCGTTACCGGCAATGGCGGCACCATCGATACCGGCACGTTCTATGTTACGTTGAACGGCACGCTGACCGACGAATCCGACCCTTCTGGCGCACTGACCAAGACCGGGTCGGGCACGTTGTTGCTGACCGGCATGAATACGTTCACCGGTGGGTGGGACATCCAGCAGGGCACGCTGGCAGGTTCGACCGAAACGATTGTGGGCAACGTCGCGAACAGCGGGAACCTGCTGATCGATCAGGACACCGATGGCAGTTTCGCAGGCGACGTGTCGGGCACGGGCTCGCTGACCAAGGATGGCGACGGCAACGTCACGCTGACGGGCACGAACAGCTATACCGGCGGCACGACGATTTCGGGCGGCACGTTGACCGGATCGACCACTTCGCTGACGGGCGATGTGCTGAATAACGCGGCGCTGGTCATCGATCAGAACACCGATGGTACTTTCGCAGGCGACGTGTCGGGCACGGGTTCGCTGACCAAGGACGGCGACGGCAACGTTACGCTGATCGGGACCAACATCTACACCGGCGGCACCACGATTTCGGGCGGTACGCTGACGGGTTCGACGACCTCGGTGACCGGGGACGTGCTGAACAACGCGGCGCTGGTTATCGATCAGGATACCGATGGTACGTTCGCGGGTGATGTATCTGGTACGGGGTCGCTCACCAAGGACGGCGACGGCAACGTTACGCTGACAGGCGTGAACACCTATACCGGTGGCACGACGATTTCGGGCGGTGCACTGACCGGTTCGACCATCTCGCTCACCGGGGATGTGCTGAACGATGCGTTTCTGGTCTTCGATCAGGCTGGCGACGGCACCTTTTCGGGCGATGTTTCGGGAACAGGCTCGCTGATCAAGAGCGGCGGCGGGAACGTCACGCTGACCGGTGCGAACAGCTTTACCGGCGGCACCTTGATTACGGGCGGTACGCTGACGGGATCGACCACGTCGCTGACGGGCGATATCCAGAACGAGGCCGCGCTGGTGATCGATCAGGATGTCGACGGCGACTTTGCAGGTATCATCGTCGGCACCGGTTCGCTGACGAAGCAAGGCGATGGCAACGTCACGCTGACCGGCATGAACGGCTTCACTGGCGGCACCTCGATCCTTGGCGGTACCCTGACGGCCTCGACCATCTCGCTGGGCGGTATGGTGTTGAACGATGCCATCTTGGTCATCGATGAGGATGCCGACGCCGAATTCGCCGGTTCCCTTTCTGGCACCGGCGACGTGGAAAAGACCGGCAGCGGCATCGTCACCTTGTCCGGCCTGCACACCATGACCGGTTCGACCATTATCAGCGAGGGCGGCCTGAATGTCATCGGCAGCTATGCGACGTCGGCGATCACCGTCGGGTCGGGCGGCTTGCTGACGGGCAGCGGCATGGTTGGCGGCGTCCTGGTCCGTGATGGAGCGACCCTTGCGCCCAGCGGCATGATGCTGGCCGATGGCGACGTAACTTTCGCCAGCGGATCGACTCTCTTCGTCAACGCAGATGCGGACGGCAATGCCGACCTGCTCGGCGTGACCGGAGCGCTCGACATTCAGGGCGGCATGGTCAGCGTGCTGGCGGTCCAAGGAACGTATGACTGGCAGACGATCTACCAGATCGCGGCGGCCGACACGGTTAGCGGAGAATTCGACGGGGTAGTCACCGACCTTGCCTTCCTCGATCCCTCGCTGGTCTACAGCGCCAGTGGCGTGTCGCTGGTGATGACGCGCAACGACCTGGACTTTGCCGACGTTGCCGAGACCGCCAACCAGCGCGCATCGGGCGTTGCCTTCGATGCCACGTTCGATCCTGCGACCGACGAGTATTTTGCGTTCGCCAGCCTGAACGGCGTCATGGCGCGCGAAGCGCTCGACGCGCTGAGCGGGGAAATCCACGCAACCGTCGCCAACACGGCATGGCAGGACAGCGCCCGCATTCGCCGCGCGGTGCTGGAACGGCTGGACCTGCCGCGTGCGCAGGGCCCCGAACTGTGGATCCAGATCCAGAGCGGGCGCGACGATATCGACGGCGACGGCAATGCGGCAGGCTACCTGCGCAAGACCACGAACTATGCCGGCGGTTTCGAATACGGGTTCGGCCAGTCAAAGCTGGGCATCGCGGTCGGCTATACCGATGGCGATACGCTGGTGGGCAGCCGCTCGTCCCATGTTTCGACCAAGGGCACGCACGGGCACCTCTATGCGGGAACCGACGCAGGCGCGCTGCGCCTTGCCGCCGGGGCGAGCTATGCCGACTTTGACGTAGAGACCGACCGCAACGTCGCGTTCGCCACGATCGATCAGGACCTGTCCGCCGACTATCGGGTAAAGGTCTATGGCGCCTATGCCCGCGCCGGGGTTCTGGTGCCGGTTGGCAAGGGCGCGATCGAGCCCTTTGCCGGGGTGACGTGGAACCGGTTCGACCGCGATGGCTTTGCCGAAACCGGCGAGACTCTGGCGTTGGATGTCGCCGACGAAAAAGCAGATTGGACCTATTCGTCGCTGGGCCTGAAGGGGCACGTCACGCTCGACCCCGCCGATGCCGTCGCGTTCCGCTTTGCCGCAGAGTGGCAGCATGCGCTGGACGGCCGTTCGACTGAAACAACGATGGCGTTCGATGGCGGGCCGGACTTCATCGTAACGGGGTCGCCACTGGCCAAGGACATGGGCCTGATCGATGCAGGCCTGAACTGGACAATGGCACCGGGGCTGAGCCTCGGCCTGTCATATGGCGGCACCGTGTCGAAACAGGGCTTTTCCCGCACCGGACGCGCGACGCTGTCGTTCCGCTTCTGA
- a CDS encoding Hpt domain-containing protein, with protein sequence MSDFEGRLAALRARFRDRLIEERDWFGCFAAGGAAADAEAARDRSHKLCGIAGSMGYGAVSDAARALEQVLMDDAARSDVAGRRADLLATLNAALADGTD encoded by the coding sequence ATGAGCGATTTCGAGGGCCGGCTTGCCGCCCTTCGCGCACGGTTCCGGGACAGATTGATCGAAGAGCGCGACTGGTTCGGGTGCTTTGCTGCCGGCGGCGCTGCCGCCGATGCAGAGGCGGCGCGAGACCGTAGCCACAAGCTGTGCGGAATTGCGGGCAGCATGGGCTATGGCGCGGTTTCCGATGCGGCGCGCGCGCTGGAGCAGGTCTTGATGGACGATGCGGCCCGGTCGGACGTGGCGGGGCGAAGGGCTGATCTTCTCGCGACGCTGAACGCTGCGTTGGCAGACGGTACCGATTAG